One Nocardia iowensis DNA window includes the following coding sequences:
- the eccB gene encoding type VII secretion protein EccB produces the protein MPAQLTTKAQVNGYRFLLRRLDHALVRRDVRMLHDPMRSQSRSMFVGLVLGILVVAGCAILAFLRPQGSVGESKIVMGKESGALYVVVQDDSGKTTLHPTLNLASARLISGSAEKPNSVKDSKLASLPRGPMLGIPGAPSALPGSNQGNRSDWSLCETVQLSSTGSAASASGVTTTVFTGRPELNERIRRTGADEAMLVHRQGKTYLIYDGKRAELDPANSVMSRAMGLGTARPRPIGPSLLNAATAVPPLAPPDIPQAGQPGPGRLSDVPIGGVIAVGGVGREDRSELYVVLADGVQRISDFAAQVLRTANSQGMREIKAVAPDVLTNMPVLHQLPLDHFPAVTPKILSAEDAPVGCISWAKTQQSGGVADGPTDRATVSLLAGTRLPLADSSKPVTLSSSDGSGDRVDNAYIPPTTGEFVRITGTEPGSPRRGSLFYVADNGIRYGIPDAETAQLLGLGNAPRLAPWAIVGQLVPGPTLSKKDALVSYDTLPQGR, from the coding sequence GTGCCTGCTCAGCTGACCACCAAGGCCCAGGTCAACGGATACCGTTTCCTGCTGCGCCGGCTCGACCACGCGCTGGTCCGCCGCGACGTGCGAATGCTGCACGACCCCATGCGTTCGCAGTCGCGCTCGATGTTCGTCGGCCTGGTGCTCGGCATTCTGGTGGTGGCGGGTTGCGCGATCCTGGCGTTCCTGCGCCCGCAGGGCTCGGTCGGCGAATCGAAGATCGTCATGGGTAAGGAGAGCGGCGCGCTGTATGTCGTCGTGCAGGACGACTCGGGAAAGACCACGTTGCATCCGACGCTGAACCTGGCCTCGGCGCGGCTGATCAGCGGCAGCGCCGAGAAGCCGAATTCGGTGAAGGACAGCAAACTTGCCTCGCTGCCGCGCGGCCCGATGCTCGGCATCCCAGGTGCTCCGTCCGCGCTGCCCGGTTCCAATCAGGGCAATCGATCGGACTGGTCGCTGTGTGAGACGGTGCAGCTGTCCAGCACCGGCAGCGCGGCCTCCGCCAGCGGGGTGACCACCACCGTGTTCACCGGCCGACCCGAGCTGAACGAACGCATTCGGCGCACCGGCGCGGACGAGGCCATGCTGGTGCACCGGCAGGGCAAGACCTACCTGATCTACGACGGCAAGCGCGCGGAGCTCGATCCGGCGAACTCGGTGATGTCGCGGGCGATGGGTCTCGGTACGGCACGGCCTCGTCCGATCGGGCCTTCGTTGCTGAACGCCGCGACCGCGGTGCCGCCGCTGGCCCCGCCGGACATCCCGCAGGCGGGCCAGCCGGGCCCCGGCCGCCTGTCCGACGTGCCGATCGGCGGCGTCATCGCGGTGGGTGGTGTCGGCCGCGAGGATCGGTCCGAGCTGTATGTGGTGCTGGCCGACGGGGTGCAACGGATCAGTGATTTCGCGGCACAGGTGCTGCGGACCGCGAATTCGCAGGGCATGCGCGAGATCAAGGCGGTCGCGCCGGACGTACTCACCAATATGCCGGTGCTGCACCAGCTTCCGCTCGACCACTTTCCCGCGGTCACGCCGAAGATCCTGTCCGCCGAGGATGCCCCGGTCGGCTGCATCTCCTGGGCGAAGACCCAGCAGAGCGGCGGCGTCGCCGACGGACCGACCGATCGCGCCACCGTGAGCCTGCTCGCTGGCACCAGACTGCCGCTGGCCGACTCGTCCAAGCCGGTCACACTGTCCAGCTCCGACGGCAGCGGCGACCGGGTGGACAACGCCTACATCCCGCCGACCACCGGTGAATTCGTGCGGATCACCGGGACGGAGCCGGGCAGTCCCCGCCGCGGCAGCCTGTTCTATGTGGCGGACAACGGCATTCGCTATGGCATTCCGGACGCGGAGACCGCGCAGCTGCTCGGGCTCGGCAATGCGCCCCGGCTGGCCCCCTGGGCCATTGTGGGACAACTGGTTCCGGGTCCGACACTGTCCAAGAAGGACGCGCTGGTCAGCTACGACACC